From Pararhodobacter zhoushanensis, the proteins below share one genomic window:
- a CDS encoding DUF1223 domain-containing protein, whose amino-acid sequence MTLIAWMRTGIGSRTRNGSMRAGLVGARRVCGTAALAVVLASGAVAQDTPSTTVDHPVLLELYTAQGCASCPPADEMMLELAGRDDVVALSLHVDYWDYIGWADTFAQRAYTERQQRYARRYGHSTIYTPQVVINGTQIMEGYLVMQVMDAITAQRDDQAEVALTLARTEDGALQITATPTSAAAPQIAMASRRAAITGMQTNTVVGTLSMGGSAQAGSEAAGAVPAPRPAVGPYTVQLVRYHPMETVDIRGGENAGRVAQYANIVTSWEPVSSWDMLSPLSLTVPLEGDDPAVVIIQESGQGAVMATARIR is encoded by the coding sequence ATGACGCTGATCGCATGGATGCGGACAGGCATCGGATCGCGGACCAGAAACGGATCGATGCGCGCAGGCTTGGTCGGCGCGCGCCGGGTCTGTGGTACGGCGGCGCTGGCTGTTGTTCTGGCCTCGGGCGCTGTGGCACAGGACACGCCGTCAACCACGGTCGATCATCCTGTTCTGCTTGAACTCTATACCGCGCAGGGCTGCGCCTCGTGCCCGCCCGCCGATGAGATGATGCTGGAGCTTGCCGGTCGCGACGATGTCGTCGCCCTGTCGCTGCACGTTGATTACTGGGATTACATCGGCTGGGCCGACACTTTCGCGCAGCGCGCCTATACCGAGCGTCAGCAGCGCTATGCCCGCCGGTATGGCCATTCGACCATCTATACGCCGCAAGTGGTGATCAACGGCACGCAGATCATGGAAGGCTATCTTGTGATGCAGGTGATGGATGCCATCACCGCGCAGCGCGATGATCAGGCCGAGGTCGCGCTGACCCTTGCGCGTACCGAGGACGGCGCGTTGCAGATCACCGCCACGCCGACCAGTGCCGCCGCGCCGCAGATCGCCATGGCCTCGCGCCGCGCGGCGATCACCGGGATGCAGACCAATACGGTTGTCGGCACGCTCAGCATGGGCGGCTCGGCGCAGGCGGGGTCCGAGGCAGCGGGCGCCGTGCCCGCGCCCCGACCGGCCGTCGGCCCCTACACGGTGCAGCTTGTGCGCTATCATCCGATGGAAACCGTCGATATCCGCGGCGGTGAAAACGCCGGTCGCGTGGCGCAATACGCCAATATCGTCACCAGTTGGGAACCGGTGTCGAGCTGGGACATGCTCTCGCCGCTCAGCCTGACGGTGCCGCTGGAGGGGGACGACCCCGCCGTGGTGATCATTCAGGAAAGCGGGCAGGGCGCGGTCATGGCGACGGCGCGCATCCGCTGA
- the acnA gene encoding aconitate hydratase AcnA has translation MTVFVGKDTAKTRKTLTVGGQSIAYYSIPAAQAAGLGDFSKLPASLKVVLENMLRFEDGGFTVSVDDVKAFSDWADNGGKSAREIAYRPARVLMQDFTGVPAVVDLAAMRDGIKGLGGDAQKINPLVPVDLVIDHSVMIDEFGTPRAFQRNVDLEYERNMERYEFLKWGQTAFENFRVVPPGTGICHQVNLEYLAQTVWTDKDQNGEQVAYPDTLVGTDSHTTMVNGMAVLGWGVGGIEAEAAMLGQPVSMLIPEVVGFKLTGRMLEGTTGTDLVLKVVQMLRKHGVVGKFVEFYGEGLDNLPLAQRATIANMAPEYGATCGFFPIDAETLRYMRQTGRDEDRIALVEAYAKENGFWRGADYAPIYSSTLSLDMDTIVPAISGPKRPQDYVALTASAEEFEKVVAGYRGIDITEAAKDMADEGPVAAKPVDIRKTAAVEGEDYAIRDGSVVIASITSCTNTSNPYVLIGAGLVARKARALGLNRKPWVKTSLAPGSQVVEQYLQAAGLQEDLDAVGFNIVGFGCTTCIGNSGPLQPEISKAINDNDLIATSVLSGNRNFEGRISPDVRANYLASPPLVVAYALAGDMNIDLTTEPLAQTPDGKDVYLKDIWPTDAEIAELVDKVVTREAFLEKYADVFKGDAKWQAVEVSGAETYDWPSASTYIQNPPYFRGMSAEKGHINPITDARVLAVLGDMITTDHISPAGSFKATTPAGKYLTERQVAVKDFNSYGSRRGNHEVMMRGTFANIRIKNEMLDGVEGGYTNGPDGAQTSIYDAAMAYMDAGTPLVIFGGIEYGAGSSRDWAAKGTNLLGVKAVIAESFERIHRSNLVGMGVIPFEFTGGDTRKSLGLTGEEVVSIQGLSDDIKPLSTVPCTIIYADGTVKTIQLKCRIDTEIEVDYVKHGGVLHYVLRDLAKS, from the coding sequence ATGACTGTATTCGTCGGAAAAGACACCGCCAAGACGCGCAAGACGCTGACTGTTGGCGGTCAATCGATTGCGTATTACTCGATCCCCGCCGCTCAGGCCGCTGGCCTGGGCGACTTCAGCAAGCTTCCCGCTTCGCTGAAAGTCGTTCTGGAAAACATGCTGCGCTTCGAAGATGGCGGTTTCACCGTCTCGGTCGATGACGTCAAAGCGTTCTCTGACTGGGCCGACAATGGCGGCAAAAGCGCCCGCGAGATCGCCTATCGCCCCGCCCGCGTGCTGATGCAGGACTTCACCGGCGTTCCAGCCGTGGTCGACCTTGCCGCCATGCGCGATGGCATCAAGGGCCTCGGCGGCGACGCCCAGAAGATCAACCCGCTGGTCCCCGTCGATCTGGTCATCGACCACTCGGTGATGATCGACGAGTTCGGCACGCCCCGCGCCTTCCAGCGCAACGTCGATCTGGAATACGAGCGCAACATGGAGCGCTACGAATTCCTCAAATGGGGCCAGACCGCGTTTGAGAATTTCCGCGTCGTGCCCCCGGGCACCGGCATCTGCCATCAGGTGAACCTTGAGTATCTGGCGCAGACCGTCTGGACCGACAAGGACCAGAACGGCGAGCAGGTCGCCTATCCCGACACGCTGGTCGGCACCGACAGCCACACCACCATGGTCAACGGCATGGCCGTTCTGGGCTGGGGCGTCGGCGGGATCGAGGCTGAGGCCGCGATGCTCGGCCAGCCCGTGTCGATGCTAATCCCCGAGGTCGTCGGCTTCAAACTGACCGGCCGCATGCTGGAAGGCACCACCGGCACCGATCTGGTGCTGAAAGTCGTGCAAATGCTGCGCAAGCACGGCGTTGTGGGCAAATTCGTCGAATTCTACGGCGAAGGTCTGGACAATCTGCCGCTGGCCCAGCGTGCGACGATCGCCAACATGGCACCGGAATACGGCGCCACCTGTGGCTTCTTCCCGATCGACGCCGAGACCCTGCGCTACATGCGCCAGACCGGCCGCGACGAGGACCGCATCGCGCTGGTCGAAGCCTATGCCAAAGAGAACGGCTTCTGGCGCGGCGCGGATTACGCCCCGATCTACTCGTCGACCCTGTCGCTGGACATGGACACCATCGTCCCCGCGATCTCGGGCCCCAAGCGCCCGCAGGACTATGTCGCGCTGACCGCCTCGGCTGAAGAGTTCGAGAAAGTCGTCGCCGGGTACCGCGGCATCGACATCACCGAAGCGGCCAAGGATATGGCTGATGAGGGCCCGGTCGCGGCCAAACCCGTCGACATCCGCAAAACCGCGGCGGTCGAGGGCGAGGATTACGCGATCCGCGACGGCTCGGTGGTGATCGCCTCGATCACCTCGTGCACCAACACCTCGAACCCCTATGTGCTGATCGGTGCCGGTCTGGTGGCGCGCAAGGCGCGCGCTCTGGGCCTGAACCGCAAGCCCTGGGTCAAAACCTCGCTGGCCCCCGGCTCGCAGGTCGTCGAGCAATATCTGCAAGCCGCCGGCCTGCAGGAAGACCTCGATGCGGTCGGTTTCAACATCGTCGGCTTTGGCTGCACCACCTGCATCGGCAACTCGGGCCCGCTTCAGCCTGAGATCTCGAAAGCGATCAATGACAACGACCTGATCGCCACCTCGGTGCTGTCGGGCAACCGCAACTTCGAAGGGCGCATCTCGCCCGACGTGCGCGCCAACTATCTGGCCTCGCCGCCGCTGGTGGTGGCTTATGCGCTGGCCGGTGACATGAACATCGACCTGACCACCGAACCGCTGGCGCAGACGCCGGATGGCAAGGATGTCTATCTCAAGGACATCTGGCCGACCGACGCCGAAATCGCCGAACTGGTCGACAAGGTCGTGACCCGCGAAGCCTTCCTCGAGAAATACGCGGATGTGTTCAAAGGCGACGCCAAATGGCAGGCCGTCGAAGTCTCGGGCGCCGAGACGTATGATTGGCCATCCGCCTCGACCTATATCCAGAACCCGCCGTATTTCCGCGGGATGTCGGCCGAAAAGGGTCATATCAACCCGATCACCGACGCGCGCGTGCTGGCAGTGCTGGGTGACATGATCACCACCGACCACATCTCGCCTGCAGGCTCGTTCAAGGCGACGACCCCGGCTGGCAAATACCTGACCGAGCGTCAGGTCGCGGTGAAAGACTTCAACAGCTACGGCTCGCGCCGGGGCAACCACGAAGTCATGATGCGCGGCACCTTCGCCAACATCCGCATCAAGAACGAGATGCTGGACGGCGTCGAGGGCGGCTACACCAACGGGCCGGACGGGGCACAAACCTCGATCTACGACGCCGCGATGGCCTATATGGACGCCGGCACCCCGCTGGTGATCTTTGGCGGCATCGAATACGGCGCCGGTTCATCGCGCGACTGGGCGGCCAAAGGCACCAACCTGCTGGGCGTCAAGGCCGTGATCGCTGAAAGCTTCGAGCGTATTCACCGCTCGAACCTCGTCGGCATGGGCGTGATTCCGTTCGAGTTCACCGGCGGCGACACCCGCAAATCGCTCGGTCTGACCGGTGAGGAAGTCGTGAGCATCCAAGGCCTGTCCGACGACATCAAACCGCTGTCGACGGTGCCTTGCACGATCATCTATGCCGATGGTACGGTGAAAACGATCCAGCTGAAATGCCGGATCGATACCGAGATCGAAGTCGATTACGTCAAACACGGCGGCGTGCTGCACTATGTGCTGCGCGACCTCGCCAAGAGCTGA
- a CDS encoding riboflavin synthase, protein MFTGIVTDIGQILALEERGDLRARIGTRYDVEGIDIGASIACDGVCLTVVALGKTPQNWFDVDISAETVSKTAIGPNSWAAGKRVNLERALKVGDELGGHIVSGHVDGVAEVVGMAREGDSTRVTFRAPEALARFIAPKGSVALNGTSLTVNEVNGREFGINLIPHTQEVTTWGDVAVGDAINLEIDTLARYVARMRDWDASL, encoded by the coding sequence ATGTTTACAGGCATTGTAACGGATATCGGCCAAATCCTGGCGCTGGAAGAGCGCGGCGACCTGCGCGCGCGCATCGGCACCCGGTACGATGTCGAGGGCATCGACATTGGTGCCTCGATCGCCTGCGACGGGGTCTGCCTGACCGTTGTGGCACTGGGCAAGACGCCGCAGAACTGGTTCGACGTGGATATCTCGGCCGAGACGGTGAGCAAGACAGCCATCGGGCCCAACAGCTGGGCCGCCGGAAAACGCGTCAATCTGGAACGCGCGCTGAAGGTGGGCGACGAGCTGGGCGGGCATATCGTGTCCGGCCATGTCGACGGCGTGGCCGAGGTGGTCGGCATGGCGCGCGAAGGCGACAGCACCCGCGTCACCTTCCGCGCGCCCGAGGCGCTGGCGCGCTTCATCGCCCCCAAGGGTTCGGTGGCGCTGAACGGCACGTCGCTGACGGTGAACGAAGTGAACGGGCGCGAGTTCGGCATCAACCTGATCCCTCATACGCAAGAGGTGACGACCTGGGGCGATGTGGCCGTTGGCGACGCGATCAACCTGGAGATCGACACCCTGGCCCGCTACGTCGCCCGCATGCGCGATTGGGACGCCTCGCTCTGA
- a CDS encoding capsule biosynthesis protein, with amino-acid sequence MIRTTGDDRRFLFLQGPHGPFFNQLGAMLRRAGAEVWRVGFNRGDQAYWGRQGYIPYTGRQDDWPAAVETHFDNLAITDLVLYGDTRFIHAEAVARAQTRGITVHVFEEGYLRPWWVSYERGGSNGHSRLMDLSISEMRHALEACETDLIDAPAHWGDMRHHVFYGFAYHARLLLANGAYRGFRPHRALTVTQEFRLHLNRLIAMPFHAIERRLATRRVRTGGFPYHLALLQLEHDASFQQHSPFRTMTEFLEMAIQGFASGAPQHHHLVFKAHPLEDGRTRLKADIMRLAAAAGVAERVHFIRGGKLAALLNHARSAVTVNSTAAQQVLWRGMPLKVFGSAVYDKPEFVSTQPLPEFFAHPTRPDLKAYRDYRRFLLETSQLPGGFYSAAGRRQLLRQVVDLILSPEDPYSALIAGRAAPRQHLRLVP; translated from the coding sequence ATGATCAGAACGACCGGCGATGACCGGCGCTTCCTGTTTTTGCAGGGGCCGCATGGTCCGTTTTTCAACCAGCTGGGTGCCATGTTGCGCCGCGCTGGGGCCGAGGTTTGGCGCGTCGGCTTCAACCGGGGGGATCAGGCCTATTGGGGGCGGCAGGGCTATATCCCCTATACCGGCCGCCAAGACGATTGGCCTGCAGCCGTCGAAACCCATTTTGACAACCTCGCCATCACCGATCTGGTGCTGTACGGCGACACGCGCTTTATCCATGCCGAGGCGGTCGCCCGCGCCCAGACGCGCGGCATCACCGTGCATGTGTTCGAGGAAGGCTATCTGCGCCCATGGTGGGTGAGCTATGAGCGCGGCGGCTCGAACGGGCATTCGCGGCTGATGGATCTGTCGATCTCGGAAATGCGCCATGCGCTTGAAGCCTGCGAAACCGACCTGATCGACGCCCCGGCGCATTGGGGCGACATGCGGCACCACGTTTTCTACGGCTTTGCCTATCATGCGCGGCTTTTGCTGGCCAACGGCGCCTACCGTGGCTTTCGCCCGCACCGCGCCCTGACCGTCACGCAAGAATTCCGCCTGCACCTCAACCGGTTGATCGCTATGCCGTTCCACGCCATCGAGCGCCGCCTGGCGACCCGGCGCGTACGGACCGGCGGCTTCCCCTATCATCTGGCCCTGTTGCAGCTGGAGCATGACGCGAGCTTTCAGCAGCACTCCCCGTTTCGCACGATGACCGAGTTTCTGGAGATGGCGATTCAGGGCTTTGCCAGTGGCGCGCCCCAACACCATCATCTGGTGTTCAAGGCGCATCCGCTGGAAGACGGGCGCACACGGCTCAAGGCGGACATCATGCGGCTGGCGGCTGCGGCGGGTGTCGCAGAGCGGGTGCATTTCATCCGGGGTGGCAAGCTGGCCGCACTGCTCAACCATGCGCGGTCGGCTGTGACCGTGAACTCGACCGCGGCCCAGCAGGTGCTCTGGCGGGGGATGCCGCTGAAAGTGTTTGGCAGCGCGGTCTATGACAAGCCCGAATTCGTTTCGACCCAGCCGCTGCCCGAGTTTTTCGCCCATCCAACCCGGCCCGATCTGAAGGCCTATCGCGACTATCGCCGGTTTTTGCTGGAGACGTCGCAGCTTCCCGGTGGATTCTATTCGGCAGCCGGGCGGCGTCAGTTGCTGCGGCAAGTGGTGGATCTGATCCTGTCGCCGGAAGACCCGTACAGTGCCCTGATCGCCGGACGTGCGGCTCCGCGGCAACACCTGCGGCTGGTGCCCTGA
- a CDS encoding polysaccharide biosynthesis/export family protein produces MNEIFAGSVLREGNAYIVAVGDRVNRAANVPLSLGFSDALRSARVLAGDTIRTGDTVSVTVFENVPEGLLTSADTPGARLTELQVDDQGYIYVPFAGRVRASGQSPEALRSAIARQLDQQTPDPQVYVSRTAGDGATVSVIGRVGAQGVYPIARPNLRLTAMIASAGGISVPSETAVVTVARGGITDRVWLNDLFAHPELDIAMRGGDRISVDADNRRFTVLGATGSQALITFDQPTITAIEALAQVGGLDATRADPTGVFVFRDEPAEIARNVLGQQGLVGDQRITYVLDLTAPNGMFLARDFEIRDGDTLYVTEASAVTWNRQIAALSGSLSLTGSAVRAYNDVTTP; encoded by the coding sequence ATGAACGAGATTTTCGCAGGCTCGGTCCTGCGGGAAGGCAACGCCTATATCGTCGCCGTGGGTGACCGCGTGAACCGTGCCGCCAACGTCCCCTTGTCGCTCGGTTTCTCGGATGCGCTGCGGTCAGCACGCGTTCTTGCGGGCGACACCATCCGTACCGGCGACACCGTCTCTGTGACCGTGTTCGAGAACGTGCCCGAAGGTCTGCTGACCTCGGCCGATACACCCGGCGCACGCCTGACCGAACTGCAGGTCGACGATCAGGGTTATATCTATGTCCCCTTCGCCGGTCGCGTCCGCGCCTCGGGCCAGTCGCCCGAAGCCTTGCGGTCGGCCATCGCGCGCCAGCTTGACCAGCAGACGCCCGACCCGCAGGTCTATGTCAGCCGCACCGCTGGCGACGGCGCAACCGTCAGCGTCATCGGGCGCGTGGGTGCGCAAGGCGTCTATCCGATCGCGCGGCCCAACCTGCGCCTGACGGCGATGATCGCCTCGGCGGGCGGTATCAGCGTGCCCAGCGAAACAGCCGTTGTCACCGTCGCGCGCGGGGGCATCACCGACCGCGTCTGGTTGAACGATCTCTTCGCCCACCCCGAACTGGACATTGCCATGCGCGGCGGCGACCGGATTTCGGTCGATGCCGACAACCGACGCTTTACCGTGCTAGGCGCGACCGGATCGCAGGCGCTGATCACCTTCGATCAACCGACCATCACCGCGATCGAGGCTTTGGCACAGGTCGGCGGTCTGGACGCCACCCGCGCAGATCCGACCGGCGTTTTCGTGTTCCGCGACGAACCGGCAGAGATTGCGCGCAACGTGCTGGGTCAGCAGGGTCTCGTGGGGGATCAGCGCATCACCTATGTTCTGGACCTGACAGCACCCAACGGCATGTTCCTGGCCCGCGATTTCGAGATCCGCGACGGCGACACGCTCTATGTCACCGAAGCCTCGGCGGTGACCTGGAACCGTCAGATCGCAGCCCTGTCCGGCTCGCTCAGCCTGACCGGGTCGGCGGTGCGGGCGTATAATGACGTAACCACTCCGTGA
- a CDS encoding capsular polysaccharide biosynthesis protein translates to MAPDPSPFAGRLLAASGGFLGPSAQARRIRRILDLAVARPRLGWPGAGDAVLAWGHSPRAHRAETLAARSGAPLWRIEDAWIRSIHPGRSRGEPPMGLLLDRAGMHYDPAQPSDLERLLATHPLDDGALIARARTGIDRLRTLHLSKYNTHDLALTAPDPGYVLIIDQVRGDASLTHGAPQPAERLFREMLIIAQEENPGARVLIRAHPESRAGGRPGYYGAQDAQGHVSFVDGPHSPWSLLEGAVAVYTVASQVGFEAILAGHRPRVFGAPFYAGWGLSADENPVPRRQRVLTRTQLFALAMLEYPLWYDPLRDRLCAFEDVVDQMEARLTAYRQDRQGHIACGMRRWKRGAIQAFFGRERPVRFGDEGATLAWASTAPSDFTGLRIEDGFLRSRGLGADLVPPLSLAVDDRGIYYDPTRESRLEALIAAPLPPGGAARAERLRAAILASGVTKYNLAPATSDIAAQVAALRAAHQDAPVILVPGQVEDDASIRLGTTDIRTNRALLQAVRGAHPEAIVLYKPHPDVEAGLRPGKVDDAETLADLVLDHTDAQSALTLADRVWTLTSGLGFEALLRGIPVTTLGAPFYAGWGLTNDRGTVPERRTSVFPRPDLTRLTHAALIAYPRYLDPLTRQPCPPELAVERLAAGQTARRSPRLRALAKLQGAFASYAHLWR, encoded by the coding sequence ATGGCCCCTGACCCCTCCCCCTTTGCCGGACGCCTGCTTGCCGCCAGCGGCGGGTTTCTGGGGCCGTCGGCGCAGGCCCGCCGCATCCGCCGTATTCTTGACCTTGCCGTCGCGCGCCCGCGTCTGGGCTGGCCGGGTGCCGGGGATGCCGTGCTCGCCTGGGGCCACAGCCCGCGCGCGCACCGGGCTGAAACCCTCGCCGCGCGCTCGGGCGCACCCCTCTGGCGCATCGAGGATGCATGGATCCGCTCGATCCACCCGGGCCGTTCGCGGGGCGAGCCGCCGATGGGTCTGTTGCTGGACCGCGCCGGGATGCACTACGATCCTGCACAACCCTCTGATCTGGAAAGACTTCTAGCGACACACCCGCTGGACGACGGCGCGCTGATCGCCCGTGCCCGCACCGGGATTGACCGCCTGCGCACGCTGCATCTGTCGAAATACAACACCCACGACCTCGCGCTGACCGCGCCCGATCCCGGCTATGTGCTGATCATCGATCAGGTGCGCGGCGACGCCTCGCTGACGCACGGCGCGCCGCAACCCGCCGAGCGGCTGTTTCGCGAAATGCTGATCATCGCGCAAGAGGAAAACCCCGGCGCCCGCGTCCTGATCCGCGCCCATCCCGAGAGCAGGGCGGGCGGGCGTCCGGGTTATTACGGCGCGCAGGATGCGCAGGGCCATGTGTCCTTCGTTGACGGCCCCCATTCACCCTGGTCGCTGCTGGAAGGGGCCGTGGCTGTGTACACCGTCGCCTCTCAGGTCGGGTTCGAGGCGATCCTCGCAGGCCACCGGCCGCGGGTCTTTGGCGCGCCCTTCTACGCGGGCTGGGGGCTGAGCGCCGATGAAAACCCTGTCCCGCGCCGCCAACGCGTCTTGACCCGCACCCAGCTTTTCGCGCTGGCGATGCTGGAATATCCGCTCTGGTATGACCCGCTGCGTGACCGCCTATGCGCGTTCGAAGACGTCGTTGATCAGATGGAGGCCCGCCTCACCGCCTACCGTCAGGACCGGCAGGGCCACATCGCCTGCGGCATGCGGCGCTGGAAGCGCGGCGCGATCCAGGCGTTCTTTGGCCGCGAAAGGCCGGTACGCTTTGGTGATGAGGGCGCGACACTCGCCTGGGCCTCAACCGCACCCAGCGACTTCACGGGCCTGCGCATTGAGGACGGCTTTCTGCGCTCGCGCGGGCTTGGGGCGGATCTGGTCCCGCCGCTGTCGCTGGCGGTGGATGATCGCGGCATTTACTACGATCCCACGCGCGAGAGCCGCCTTGAAGCGCTGATCGCCGCGCCCCTGCCGCCCGGCGGCGCGGCGCGGGCCGAGCGGCTGCGCGCCGCGATTCTTGCCAGCGGGGTGACGAAGTACAATCTCGCGCCTGCGACATCGGACATCGCGGCCCAGGTCGCCGCTCTGCGCGCCGCGCACCAGGACGCGCCGGTGATCCTCGTCCCCGGTCAGGTCGAGGATGACGCCTCGATCCGCCTCGGCACCACCGACATCCGCACCAACCGCGCGCTTCTGCAGGCCGTGCGCGGCGCCCATCCTGAGGCCATCGTGCTTTACAAACCCCACCCCGATGTCGAGGCGGGCCTGCGCCCCGGCAAGGTGGACGACGCCGAGACGCTCGCCGATCTGGTCCTTGACCATACCGACGCCCAATCCGCCCTCACCCTCGCCGACCGCGTCTGGACACTCACCTCAGGCCTTGGCTTCGAGGCCCTGCTGCGCGGCATCCCCGTCACCACCCTCGGCGCGCCGTTCTACGCGGGCTGGGGCCTGACCAACGACCGCGGCACCGTGCCCGAACGCCGCACCAGCGTCTTCCCGCGCCCCGACCTGACCCGCCTCACCCATGCCGCGCTGATCGCCTACCCGCGGTATCTCGACCCGTTGACCCGCCAGCCCTGCCCGCCCGAACTGGCCGTCGAGCGCCTCGCCGCCGGTCAGACCGCCCGCCGCTCGCCGCGCCTGCGCGCACTGGCCAAACTGCAGGGCGCTTTCGCCAGCTACGCCCACCTCTGGCGCTGA
- a CDS encoding peptidoglycan-binding domain-containing protein, with protein MTRLVLPLIVSLALAACQSTPAQPEAQRAEVTPLIGQTLTPPDGACWANDRIPAVTETVLVPVAGREGVHPQERLVHPAEDRLFAVPCPEQIDTDMIASLQRALAARGHYAGPITGEWDSETSQAVRRMQAPQGLDSGVLSLQAAQMLGLVTVSRANM; from the coding sequence ATGACGCGTCTTGTCCTCCCACTCATCGTGTCTCTCGCGCTGGCGGCTTGCCAGTCGACGCCTGCACAGCCTGAAGCCCAACGCGCCGAAGTCACGCCGCTGATCGGTCAGACGCTGACCCCGCCGGACGGTGCCTGCTGGGCCAATGACCGCATTCCCGCCGTGACCGAAACCGTGCTGGTGCCGGTGGCCGGCCGCGAGGGCGTGCATCCGCAAGAGCGGCTGGTCCATCCGGCCGAAGATCGCCTGTTCGCCGTGCCGTGCCCCGAGCAGATCGACACCGACATGATCGCGTCCTTGCAGCGCGCGCTGGCGGCGCGCGGGCATTATGCGGGGCCGATCACCGGCGAATGGGACAGCGAGACCTCGCAGGCCGTGCGCCGGATGCAGGCGCCGCAGGGCTTGGACAGCGGTGTGCTGTCGCTGCAGGCGGCGCAGATGCTGGGGCTGGTGACGGTGTCGCGCGCGAATATGTGA
- a CDS encoding 2Fe-2S iron-sulfur cluster-binding protein produces the protein MVKITYLEFDGTEHVVDVPVGLTVMEGARDNGVKGIEADCGGACACSTCHVYVDDSWVEKLPAKDPMEEDMLDFAFEPDQRLSRLTCQIKVTPALEGLIVRMPEKQI, from the coding sequence ATGGTCAAGATCACCTATCTGGAATTTGACGGCACCGAGCATGTCGTGGACGTCCCCGTCGGCCTGACGGTGATGGAAGGCGCGCGCGACAATGGCGTCAAGGGGATCGAGGCCGATTGCGGCGGCGCCTGCGCCTGCTCGACCTGCCACGTCTATGTCGACGACAGCTGGGTTGAAAAGCTGCCGGCCAAGGATCCGATGGAAGAAGACATGCTCGATTTCGCCTTCGAACCCGACCAACGCCTGTCGCGCCTGACCTGCCAGATCAAGGTGACCCCCGCGCTTGAGGGTCTGATCGTGCGCATGCCGGAAAAGCAGATCTGA